The proteins below come from a single Rosa rugosa chromosome 2, drRosRugo1.1, whole genome shotgun sequence genomic window:
- the LOC133732658 gene encoding nardilysin-like, which produces MGRPTFSSDEVVIKSPNDKRLYRLIKLENGVTALLIHDPDIYPQGFKSLEPCEDEEAAKGGDCEVGNKGKGGALQAKKAAAAMCVGIGSWSDPMEAQGLAHFLEHMLFMGSTKFPVENEYDSYLSKHGGSSNAYTCAEHTCYFFEVKPEFLKGALTRFSQFFVSPLIKSESMEREIQAIDSEFNRVLQNDFCRLRQLQCYTSTPGHPFNRFSRGNKKSLDDATKKGINLQEQILKLYRNYYRGGLMKLVVIGGESLDVLEKWILELYRDVKTGPQVNLEFKADGPIWKAGKVYRLEAVQDVHILQLSWKLPCLLQDYLKGPEFYLHHLLVHEGRGSLHFYLKARGWATYLGASVSRYPVADVFCMIIYLTDSGLEKIFEIIGLVYQYIKLLRQETPEWIFRELQDIGNMCFRFAEEEPFQDDYVSNLAENLRRYAAEHVIYGDYVFGIWDEVLIQNVLGFFSPENMRIDVVSKFSFKSEEFQCEPWFGSHYTEEDISPALMELWKDPPEIDVSLHLRAKNEFIPSDFSIRSDGMCLDISNISSPACMFDEPLMKIWYKLDSTFKLPRANAYFFIRMKGGYDNVKSSVLTDLYIDLLQDELSEIIYQAYVACLGTSISVFTDKLQLQVYGFNDKLPVLLSKIVETVKSFLPTDDRFEVIKEDMVRVYRNANMNPWGHSTYLREQVLLQSFYNVDELFHVLNGLSVSDLKSFIPELFSQIYIEGLFHGNLSEEEAISLSNLFKTIFSVKPLPVELMYRNHCICLPSNANLIRDATVKNKSETNSVTELYFQIEWAVGSESMRWKVLIDLFDAIVKEPLFNQLRTKEQLGYGVQCGRDLKWGVFGILFSVQSSEYNPVHLQGRLDNFMNGLEDLLEGLDDDSFENYKAGLMENLLKKDTSLTCETNRLWNEIYIKRYMFDYSKKAAEELRSIQKGDVINFYKTYLQQSSPKCRRLATCVWGCNTDFKEAEVARLESVQVIEDVAAFKMSSKFYKPKINTLDT; this is translated from the exons ATGGGTCGCCCCACTTTCTCCTCCGATGAAGTTGTGATCAAGTCTCCGAATGATAAACGACTCTACAGATTGATTAAGCTTGAGAATGGCGTCACTGCATTACTCATTCATGATCCTGATATATACCCACAAGGGTTTAAGAGCCTTGAGCCctgtgaagatgaagaagcagCCAAAGGTGGAGATTGTGAGGTTGGAAATAAGGGAAAGGGAGGTGCTTTACAGGCTAAGAAG GCAGCAGCAGCAATGTGCGTTGGAATAGGCAGCTGGTCTGACCCTATGGAGGCACAGGGGCTTGCACACTTTCTAG AACACATGCTGTTCATGGGGAGTACAAAATTCCCAGTTGAAAATGAG TATGATAGTTACTTGTCCAAGCATGGAGGGTCATCAAATGCATACACCTGTGCAGAGCATACTTGCTACTTTTTTGAAGTGAAACCGGAGTTTCTTAAGGGTGCCTTGACAAG ATTTTCTCAGTTCTTTGTTTCACCTCTGATAAAAAGTGAATCCATGGAGCGAGAGATACAGGCTATAGATTCAG AGTTTAACAGGGTTCTGCAAAATGACTTTTGCCGCCTTCGACAACTTCAATGCTATACATCCACACCAGGTCACCCGTTTAATAGATTTTCTCGAG GAAATAAGAAGAGCTTGGATGATGCAACGAAAAAGGGGATCAACTTGCAGGAACAAATACTGAAATTGTACAGAAACTATTACCGCGGTGGATTAATGAAGCTAGTTGTCATTGGTGGAG AGTCGCTCGATGTACTAGAGAAGTGGATTTTGGAATTGTATAGAGATGTCAAAACCGGTCCCCAAGTAAATCTGGAGTTCAAGGCAGACGGTCCTATTTGGAAAGCTGGAAAAGTTTACAGGCTAGAGGCTGTTCAAGatgttcatatactgcaatTGTCATGGAAACTTCCATGCCTTCTTCAAGACTATTTGAAAGGCCCAGAATTTTATTTACATCATCTCCTTGTGCATG AGGGCAGGGGAAGTTTGCATTTCTACCTCAAAGCTAGAGGGTGGGCAACGTATCTAGGTGCTTCGGTGAGCCGCTATCCTGTGGCCGATGTCTTTTGCATGATCATATACCTCACTGACTCTGGACTGGAAAAG ATTTTTGAAATAATTGGGTTGGTGTATCAATACATTAAGTTACTACGTCAGGAGACGCCAGAATGGATATTTCGGGAACTCCAGGATATAGGGAACATGTGCTTTAGATTTGCAGAGGAGGAGCCTTTCCAGGATGATTATGTTTCAAACCTTGCAG AAAATTTACGACGTTATGCAGCAGAGCATGTTATTTATGGGGACTATGTGTTTGGGATATGGGATGAGGTATTGATACAAAATGTTCTGGGTTTCTTCTCTCCAGAAAACATGAGGATTGATGTGGTATCAAAGTTCTCATTTAAGTCAGAAG AGTTTCAGTGCGAGCCTTGGTTCGGGTCACATTATACCGAGGAAGATATATCTCCAGCTTTGATGGAATTGTGGAAGGATCCTCCAGAAATTGATGTATCGTTGCATCTGCGGGCAAAAAATGAGTTCATTCCTAGTGACTTTTCCATCCGTTCTGATGGGATGTGTCTTGATATTTCAAATATATCTTCTCCGGCATGTATGTTTGATGAACCATTGATGAAGATCTGGTACAAGCTTGATAGTACTTTTAAACTTCCACGGGCAAATGCGTACTTCTTCATCAGAATGAAAGGTGGATATGATAATGTAAAAAGTAGTGTTTTGACAGACTTATACATCGACCTTCTTCAAGATGAGCTCAGTGAGATCATCTATCAG GCTTATGTTGCCTGCTTGGGGACTTCTATTTCTGTGTTTACCGACAAACTCCAGCTGCAGGTGTATGGTTTCAATGATAAGCTTCCAGTTCTGTTGTCAAAAATTGTGGAAACAGTAAAGAGCTTCTTGCCAACTGATGATCGTTTTGAG GTTATTAAAGAAGACATGGTGCGagtgtataggaatgccaatatGAATCCTTGGGGTCACTCAACATACTTGAGAGAGCAAGTTTTGTTGCAGAGTTTCTACAACGTAGATGAGCTGTTTCATGTTTTGAATGGGTTGTCCGTTTCTGATTTGAAGTCATTTATTCCTGAGCTTTTCTCCCAG ATCTACATTGAGGGCCTTTTCCATGGTAATTTGtcagaagaagaagcaattaGCCTCTCAAATTTATTCAAGACAATCTTTTCCGTAAAACCACTTCCTGTTGAATTGATGTATAGAAATCATTGTATTTGTCTTCCTTCTAATGCTAACCTCATTAGAGATGCTACTGTGAAGAACAAGTCAGAAACAAATTCTGTGACAGAG CTGTATTTTCAAATTGAGTGGGCAGTAGGGAGCGAGTCCATGAGATGGAAAGTTTTGATAGATCTTTTCGATGCAATTGTGAAGGAACCACTTTTTAATCAGCTAAG GACAAAGGAGCAGCTCGGGTATGGAGTTCAGTGTGGTCGGGATTTAAAATGGGGTGTTTTTGGCATTCTTTTCTCTGTTCAGTCATCTGAGTACAACCCAGTCCACCTACAAGGAAGACTAGACAACTTCATGAATGGTCTGGAAGATTTGTTG GAAGGACTGGATGATGATTCCTTTGAGAATTATAAAGCTGGACTAATGGAAAATCTTTTGAAGAAAGATACATCCCTCACGTGTGAAACCAATCGATTGTGGAATGAGATTTATATTAAAAG GTATATGTTTGACTACTCAAAAAAGGCAGCAGAAGAACTCAGAAGCATTCAGAAGGGGGATGTTATCAACTTTTACAAGACATATTTGCAACAATCATCTCCCAAGTGTCGAAGACTTGCAACTTGTGTTTGGGGTTGCAACACCGACTTCAAAGAGGCAGAAGTAGCACGACTGGAGTCTGTGCAAGTCATTGAAGACGTTGCAGCCTTTAAGATGTCATCGAAGTTCTATAAACCTAAGATAAATACTCTGGATACTTGA